A region from the Fusarium graminearum PH-1 chromosome 4, whole genome shotgun sequence genome encodes:
- a CDS encoding nuclear movement protein nudC, translating to MTDKEPTPAETAAATAKEAEEQAALPYKWTQTISELNATFDVPGNLKSRDLVITIKKMSLQAGIKGQDPIIQGDLPHAVHVDDSTWTLSTNSDGTKTVEIHLDKVNKMEWWPHVVTSAPKIDVTKIQPDNSKLSDLDGETRGMVEKMMFDQQQKEKGLPSSDEQKKADILKKFQEQHPEMDFSKAKIQ from the exons ATGACTGATAAGG AGCCTACACCCGCCGAGACCGCTGCCGCTAcggccaaggaggccgaggagcAGGCTGCTCTTCCCTACAAGTGGACTCAGACCATCTCTGAGCTCAACGCCACCTTTGACGTGCCCGGAAACCTCAAGTCGAGGGATCTCGTCATTACTATCAAGAAGATGAGCCTACAGGCGGGTATCAAGGGTCAGGATCCAATCATCCAG GGCGATCTTCCTCACGCTGTCCACGTTGACGACTCCACCTGGACTCTCAGCACCAACTCTGATGgcaccaagaccgtcgagaTCCacctcgacaaggtcaacaagatggaatgGTGGCCCCACGTTGTCACTTCTGCTCCCAAGATCGACGTGACCAAGATCCAGCCCGACAACTCTAAGCTGTCCGATCTCGACGGCGAGACCCGCGGcatggttgagaagatgatgttcgaccagcagcagaaggagaagggcCTGCCCAGCTCAgacgagcagaagaaggcggaCATTCTCAAGAAGTTCCAGGAGCAGCATCCCGAGATGGACTTtagcaaggccaagattcaGTGA